In Pseudomonas sp. PDM14, a genomic segment contains:
- the gcvP gene encoding aminomethyl-transferring glycine dehydrogenase has translation MSQTPRLAQLHQSDAFLRRHLGPDDAEQQAMLASLGVADRAELIVQTVPPSIRLNGALELPVALDEQGALAKLKGYAEQNQQWTSLIGMGYHGTLTPAVILRNVLENPGWYTAYTPYQPEIAQGRLEALLNFQQLTIDLTGLDLASASLLDEATAAGEAMGLAKRVAKSKSNLFFVDENCHPQTISVVQTRAEGFGLEVVVGPLDELSQHQVFGALLQYPDTHGEIRDLRPIIAALHAQNALACVAADLLSLLLLTPPGELGADVVFGSAQRFGVPMGYGGPHAAFFATSDAYKRAMPGRIIGVSKDARGNTALRMALQTREQHIRREKANSNICTSQVLLANIASCYAVYHGPQGLKQIAQRVHRLTALLAAGLAQKGLKRDNQHFFDTLTLEVGGAQSAIIESAKAARINLRILGRGKLGVSLDETCTAQTVEQLLSIFLGADHGLSVDELDAGDVPSGIPADLQRSSAYLTHPVFNTHHSETAMLRYLKRLENKDLALNQSMIPLGSCTMKLNATSEMIPITWPEFASLHPFVPVEQAQGYTLMIDELEAWLRAITGFDAICTQPNSGAQGEYAGLLAIRKYHQSRGDEHRDICLIPASAHGTNPASAQMLSMRVVVVDCDSAGNVDLADLKAKAAEAGDKLSCLMITYPSTHGVYEEGIREICDVVHAHGGQVYMDGANLNAQVGLARPADIGADVSHMNLHKTFCIPHGGGGPGMGPIGVKAHLAPFVANHPVIELQGPNPQNTAVSAAPWGSASILPISWMYIAMMGPQLADATEVAILNANYLASQLTGAFPVLYTGRNDRVAHECILDLRPLKAETGISEEDVAKRLMDYGFHAPTMSFPVPGTLMIEPTESESKEELDRFIGAMLSIRAEIAKVAAGEWPAEDNPLKRAPHTLADVTGVWERPYSIEQAVTPSAHTRAHKYWPAVNRVDNVFGDRNLFCACVPMDDYRE, from the coding sequence ATGTCCCAGACGCCCCGTCTTGCCCAGTTGCACCAGTCCGATGCCTTCCTCCGTCGCCACCTTGGCCCGGATGACGCGGAACAGCAGGCCATGCTCGCCAGCCTCGGCGTTGCCGATCGCGCCGAGCTGATCGTGCAGACCGTGCCGCCGTCCATCCGCCTCAATGGCGCGCTGGAGCTGCCGGTTGCGCTGGACGAGCAGGGCGCACTGGCCAAGCTCAAGGGCTATGCCGAGCAGAACCAGCAGTGGACCAGCCTGATCGGCATGGGCTACCACGGCACCCTGACCCCGGCGGTGATCCTGCGCAACGTGCTGGAAAACCCGGGCTGGTACACCGCGTACACCCCGTACCAGCCGGAAATCGCCCAGGGCCGTCTGGAGGCGCTGCTGAACTTCCAGCAGCTGACCATCGACCTCACCGGCCTCGACCTCGCCAGCGCCTCGCTGCTCGACGAAGCCACTGCCGCCGGTGAGGCCATGGGCCTGGCCAAGCGCGTCGCCAAGTCGAAGAGCAACCTGTTCTTCGTCGACGAGAACTGCCACCCGCAGACCATCTCCGTGGTGCAGACCCGCGCCGAAGGCTTCGGCCTCGAGGTGGTGGTCGGCCCGCTCGACGAGCTGAGTCAGCACCAGGTATTCGGTGCGCTGCTGCAGTACCCGGACACCCACGGCGAGATCCGCGACCTGCGTCCGATCATTGCCGCCCTGCACGCACAGAACGCCCTGGCCTGCGTCGCCGCCGACCTGCTCTCGCTGCTGCTGCTGACCCCGCCGGGTGAGCTGGGCGCCGATGTGGTGTTCGGCTCGGCCCAGCGCTTCGGCGTGCCGATGGGCTACGGCGGCCCGCACGCGGCATTCTTCGCCACCAGCGACGCCTACAAGCGCGCCATGCCCGGCCGTATCATCGGCGTGTCCAAGGACGCCCGCGGCAACACCGCGCTGCGCATGGCGCTGCAGACCCGCGAGCAGCACATCCGCCGCGAGAAGGCCAACTCCAACATCTGCACCTCGCAGGTGCTGCTGGCCAACATCGCCAGCTGCTACGCCGTCTACCACGGCCCGCAGGGCCTGAAGCAGATCGCCCAGCGCGTGCACCGCCTCACCGCGCTGCTGGCCGCCGGCCTGGCGCAGAAGGGCCTCAAGCGCGACAACCAGCACTTCTTCGACACCCTGACCCTGGAAGTCGGTGGCGCGCAGAGCGCGATCATCGAGTCGGCCAAGGCCGCGCGCATCAACCTGCGCATCCTCGGTCGCGGCAAGCTCGGCGTCAGCCTGGACGAAACCTGTACCGCGCAGACCGTCGAGCAGCTGCTGAGCATCTTCCTCGGCGCCGACCACGGCCTGAGCGTTGATGAACTGGACGCCGGTGACGTGCCGTCGGGCATCCCGGCCGACCTGCAGCGCAGCTCCGCCTACCTGACCCACCCGGTGTTCAACACGCACCACAGCGAAACCGCGATGCTGCGTTACCTCAAGCGCCTGGAGAACAAGGACCTGGCGCTGAACCAGTCGATGATCCCGCTGGGCTCCTGCACCATGAAGCTCAACGCCACCAGCGAGATGATCCCGATCACCTGGCCGGAATTCGCCAGCCTGCACCCCTTCGTGCCGGTCGAACAGGCCCAGGGCTACACGCTGATGATCGACGAGCTGGAAGCATGGCTGCGCGCCATCACCGGTTTCGACGCCATCTGCACCCAGCCTAACTCGGGCGCCCAGGGCGAGTACGCCGGCCTGCTGGCGATCCGCAAGTACCACCAGAGCCGCGGCGACGAGCACCGCGACATCTGCCTGATCCCGGCGTCCGCCCACGGCACCAACCCGGCGTCGGCGCAGATGCTGAGCATGCGCGTGGTGGTGGTCGACTGCGACAGCGCCGGCAACGTTGACCTCGCCGACCTCAAGGCCAAGGCGGCCGAGGCTGGTGACAAGCTGTCCTGCCTGATGATCACCTACCCGTCGACCCACGGCGTGTACGAGGAAGGCATCCGCGAAATCTGCGACGTGGTGCATGCGCACGGCGGCCAGGTGTACATGGATGGCGCCAACCTCAACGCCCAGGTCGGCCTGGCGCGTCCGGCCGACATCGGTGCCGACGTGTCGCACATGAACCTGCACAAGACCTTCTGCATCCCGCACGGCGGCGGCGGCCCGGGCATGGGCCCGATCGGCGTCAAGGCGCACCTGGCGCCCTTCGTCGCCAACCACCCGGTGATCGAGCTGCAGGGCCCGAACCCGCAGAACACCGCGGTCAGCGCCGCGCCCTGGGGCAGCGCGAGCATCCTGCCGATCAGCTGGATGTACATCGCCATGATGGGCCCGCAACTGGCCGACGCTACCGAAGTGGCGATCCTCAACGCCAACTACCTGGCCAGCCAGCTGACCGGCGCCTTCCCGGTGCTCTACACCGGGCGCAACGATCGCGTCGCCCACGAGTGCATCCTCGACCTGCGCCCGCTCAAGGCGGAAACCGGGATCAGCGAGGAAGACGTGGCCAAGCGCCTGATGGACTACGGCTTCCACGCGCCGACCATGAGCTTCCCGGTGCCGGGCACGCTGATGATCGAGCCGACCGAGAGCGAGTCCAAGGAAGAGCTGGATCGCTTCATCGGCGCCATGCTCAGCATCCGTGCCGAGATCGCCAAGGTGGCCGCGGGCGAGTGGCCGGCCGAGGACAACCCGCTCAAGCGTGCGCCGCACACCCTGGCCGACGTGACCGGCGTCTGGGAGCGCCCGTACAGCATCGAGCAAGCCGTCACCCCGTCCGCGCACACCCGTGCGCACAAGTACTGGCCAGCGGTGAACCGCGTCGACAACGTGTTCGGCGACCGCAACCTGTTCTGTGCGTGCGTGCCGATGGACGACTACCGCGAGTGA
- the gcvH gene encoding glycine cleavage system protein GcvH, whose product MSTIPADLRYAASHEWARLEADGTVTVGISDHAQEALGDVVYVELPEVGKTLAAGQEAGVVESVKAASDIYAPIAGEVIAVNDALTDSPEQVNGEPYAAWFFKLQPANAADLDKLLDAAAYEAASADA is encoded by the coding sequence ATGAGCACTATCCCCGCCGATCTGCGTTACGCCGCCAGCCACGAATGGGCCCGCCTCGAAGCAGACGGCACCGTGACCGTCGGCATCAGCGACCATGCCCAGGAAGCCTTGGGCGACGTGGTCTATGTCGAACTGCCGGAAGTCGGCAAAACCCTCGCCGCCGGCCAGGAAGCCGGGGTGGTGGAGTCGGTCAAGGCCGCATCGGACATCTACGCGCCGATTGCCGGTGAAGTGATCGCCGTCAACGACGCGCTGACCGACAGCCCCGAGCAGGTCAACGGCGAACCCTACGCCGCCTGGTTCTTCAAGCTGCAACCGGCCAACGCCGCCGACCTCGACAAGCTGCTCGACGCTGCCGCCTACGAGGCCGCCAGCGCCGATGCGTAA
- the gcvT gene encoding glycine cleavage system aminomethyltransferase GcvT, with product MGQRTPLYEQHLALGAKMVDFGGWDMPLHYGSQVEEHHQVRRDCGVFDVSHMTVVDVTGPQAKAWLQYLLANDVDRLKTPGKALYSGMLNERGGVVDDLIVYLTDWGYRVVVNAATRDKDLAWMQAHTAGFDVTLSERPELAMLAIQGPQARAKTAELVSSARAAIIRELKVFQGLPEGDWFIARTGYTGEDGLEIMLPAEQAAAFLSELVGAGIAPIGLGARDTLRLEAGMNLYGQDMTDDVSPLAANMAWTIVWEPASRDFIGRSALETQRAAGDQPKLVGLVLEERGVLRAHQVVRVDGVGEGEITSGSFSPTLGKSIALARVPAATGDRAEVEIRGKWYPVRVVQANFVRNGKAVI from the coding sequence ATGGGACAGCGTACCCCTCTGTACGAACAGCATCTGGCACTGGGTGCCAAGATGGTCGACTTCGGTGGCTGGGACATGCCGCTGCATTACGGCTCGCAGGTCGAGGAGCACCATCAGGTGCGTCGCGACTGCGGCGTGTTCGACGTTTCCCACATGACCGTCGTCGATGTCACCGGCCCCCAGGCGAAGGCCTGGCTGCAGTACCTGCTGGCCAACGACGTGGATCGCCTGAAAACCCCGGGCAAGGCCCTCTACAGCGGCATGCTCAACGAGCGCGGCGGCGTGGTCGACGACCTCATCGTCTACCTCACCGACTGGGGCTACCGCGTGGTGGTCAACGCCGCCACCCGTGACAAGGACCTGGCCTGGATGCAGGCGCACACCGCCGGCTTCGACGTCACCCTGAGCGAGCGCCCGGAACTGGCCATGCTCGCCATCCAGGGCCCGCAGGCCCGCGCCAAGACCGCCGAGCTGGTCAGCTCCGCGCGTGCTGCGATCATCCGCGAACTCAAGGTATTCCAGGGCCTGCCGGAAGGCGACTGGTTCATTGCCCGTACCGGCTACACCGGTGAAGACGGCCTGGAAATCATGCTGCCGGCCGAGCAGGCCGCGGCCTTCCTCAGCGAACTGGTCGGCGCCGGCATCGCCCCGATCGGCCTCGGCGCGCGCGACACCCTGCGCCTGGAAGCCGGGATGAACCTGTACGGCCAGGACATGACCGATGATGTGTCCCCGCTGGCCGCCAACATGGCCTGGACCATCGTCTGGGAACCGGCCTCGCGTGACTTCATCGGCCGCTCGGCGCTGGAAACTCAGCGTGCCGCCGGCGACCAGCCGAAGCTGGTCGGCCTGGTGCTGGAAGAACGCGGCGTGCTGCGTGCCCATCAGGTGGTGCGCGTCGATGGTGTCGGCGAAGGCGAAATCACCAGTGGCAGCTTCTCGCCAACCCTGGGCAAATCCATCGCCCTGGCTCGCGTGCCGGCGGCCACTGGCGACCGCGCCGAAGTGGAAATCCGCGGCAAGTGGTACCCGGTGCGCGTGGTTCAGGCCAACTTCGTGCGCAACGGCAAAGCGGTAATCTGA
- a CDS encoding ABC transporter permease: MAHPAQRRWYPIAFAIAALVLLPLSVLLLSWHEIDRDIWAHLWDTQMPRLIGNTLVLVLGVSVGVVGLGVSLAWLTSLCEFPGRRWLDWALMLPFAIPAYVLAFVFIGLFDFSGPLQSLFREVLGLNLRFPRVRSTGGVIVVLVLVFYPYVYLLARSAFLAQGKGLMEAARVLGQSPWQAFWRVALPMARPAIGAGLALAIMETLADFGAVAVFNFDTFTTAIYKTWYGFYSLSSATQLASLLLLAVMLVLYGERRARGASRPANERPRGQALYHLRGWKAAAASGWCGLVFVCAFVIPLLQLLTWFWQRGRFDLDERYAGLILHTLSLGALAALITVAVALLLAFARRLAPTRPVRSAVSLANLGYALPGSVLAVAIMLAFSWLDRELVIPLSTWFGGAGKPLLLGSLAALLLAYLVRFMAVAYGPLENGLARIRPSLPEASRSLGVGGPRLFFRVYLPLLVPGALSAALLVFVDVLKEMPATLLMRPFGWDTLSVRIFEMTSEGEWARAALPALTLVLVGLLPVIGLIRRSARQPGH; encoded by the coding sequence GTGGCCCACCCTGCCCAACGCCGCTGGTACCCCATCGCCTTTGCCATTGCTGCGCTGGTGCTGTTGCCGCTGTCCGTGCTGCTGCTGTCCTGGCACGAGATCGACCGGGACATCTGGGCACACCTGTGGGATACGCAGATGCCGCGCCTGATCGGCAACACGCTGGTGCTGGTGCTCGGCGTTTCTGTCGGCGTGGTCGGCCTCGGGGTCAGCCTGGCCTGGCTCACCAGCCTCTGCGAATTCCCCGGGCGGCGCTGGCTGGACTGGGCGCTGATGCTGCCGTTCGCCATTCCTGCCTACGTGCTGGCCTTCGTCTTCATCGGCCTGTTCGATTTCTCCGGCCCGCTGCAGAGCCTGTTTCGCGAGGTGCTCGGCCTGAACCTGCGCTTCCCCCGCGTACGCTCCACCGGCGGGGTGATAGTCGTACTGGTGCTGGTGTTCTACCCCTACGTTTACCTGCTCGCACGCAGTGCCTTCCTGGCCCAGGGCAAAGGCCTGATGGAGGCGGCGCGGGTGCTTGGCCAGTCGCCGTGGCAGGCGTTCTGGCGCGTGGCCTTGCCGATGGCGCGCCCGGCCATCGGCGCCGGTCTGGCGTTGGCGATCATGGAGACCCTGGCCGATTTCGGTGCCGTGGCGGTGTTCAACTTCGACACCTTCACCACGGCTATCTACAAGACCTGGTACGGCTTCTACAGCCTTTCCAGCGCCACCCAGCTGGCCAGCCTGCTGCTGCTCGCGGTGATGCTGGTGCTCTATGGCGAGCGCCGCGCGCGCGGTGCCAGCCGCCCGGCCAACGAGCGCCCGCGCGGCCAGGCGCTGTACCACCTGCGCGGCTGGAAGGCGGCGGCGGCCAGCGGCTGGTGCGGCCTGGTGTTCGTCTGTGCGTTCGTCATTCCGCTGCTGCAGCTGCTGACGTGGTTCTGGCAGCGCGGGCGTTTCGACCTCGACGAGCGCTACGCCGGGCTGATCCTGCACACCCTGTCGCTCGGTGCCCTGGCGGCGCTGATCACCGTGGCGGTGGCCTTGCTGCTGGCCTTCGCCCGGCGCCTGGCGCCGACCCGCCCGGTGCGTTCGGCCGTGAGCCTGGCCAACCTCGGCTACGCCTTGCCCGGCTCGGTGCTGGCGGTGGCGATCATGCTGGCCTTCAGCTGGCTTGACCGCGAGCTGGTGATCCCCCTGTCGACCTGGTTCGGCGGTGCCGGCAAGCCCCTGCTGCTGGGCAGCCTGGCGGCGCTGCTGCTGGCCTATCTGGTGCGCTTCATGGCGGTGGCCTATGGCCCGCTGGAAAACGGCCTGGCGCGCATCCGCCCGTCGCTGCCGGAGGCCTCGCGCAGCCTTGGTGTTGGCGGCCCGCGGTTGTTCTTCCGCGTCTACCTGCCGCTGCTGGTGCCCGGTGCGCTGTCCGCCGCGCTGCTGGTGTTTGTCGATGTACTCAAGGAAATGCCCGCCACCCTGCTGATGCGTCCGTTCGGCTGGGACACCCTGTCCGTGCGCATTTTCGAGATGACCAGCGAGGGCGAATGGGCCCGTGCCGCCCTGCCGGCGCTGACCCTGGTGCTGGTCGGCCTGCTGCCGGTGATTGGCCTGATCCGCCGTTCGGCGCGCCAGCCCGGACATTGA
- a CDS encoding extracellular solute-binding protein, with amino-acid sequence MRASKFLLAALTLSVAATSVHAADEVVVYSSRIDELIKPVFDAYTAKTGVTVKFITDKEAPLMQRIKAEGENGVADLLITVDAGNLWQAEQMGILQPFTSPAIDANIPAQYRSSTHAWTGLSLRARTIVYSTERVQPGELTTYEALADANWEGRLCLRTSKKVYNQSLTATLIETHGAAKAEQIVKGWVNNLATDVFADDNAVVLAVDAGQCDVGIVNTYYYGRLHKANPALRAKLFWPNQDDRGVHVNLSGAGLTQHAPNAEAAKKLLEWMTTPEAQSLFAEINQEFPANPQVKPSAEVAAWGSFKADSLPVEVAGKRQAEAIKLMDRAGWN; translated from the coding sequence ATGCGCGCCAGCAAATTCCTCCTCGCGGCACTGACGCTGAGCGTCGCGGCCACTTCCGTACACGCTGCCGACGAGGTGGTGGTCTACTCCTCGCGCATCGACGAGCTGATCAAGCCGGTGTTCGATGCCTACACCGCCAAGACCGGGGTCACGGTCAAGTTCATCACCGACAAGGAAGCGCCGCTGATGCAGCGCATCAAGGCCGAGGGTGAGAACGGCGTGGCCGACCTGCTGATCACGGTCGACGCCGGCAACCTCTGGCAGGCCGAGCAGATGGGCATCCTGCAGCCCTTCACCTCGCCGGCCATCGACGCCAACATCCCCGCGCAATACCGCTCCAGCACGCATGCCTGGACCGGCCTGTCGCTGCGCGCGCGGACCATCGTCTACTCCACCGAGCGCGTGCAACCGGGCGAGCTGACCACCTACGAGGCCTTGGCCGATGCCAACTGGGAAGGCCGTCTGTGCCTGCGCACCAGCAAGAAGGTCTACAACCAGTCGCTGACCGCCACTCTGATCGAGACCCACGGCGCCGCCAAGGCCGAGCAGATCGTCAAGGGCTGGGTGAATAACCTGGCCACCGACGTGTTCGCCGATGACAACGCGGTGGTGCTCGCCGTGGATGCCGGCCAGTGCGACGTCGGTATCGTCAACACCTACTACTACGGGCGTCTGCACAAGGCCAACCCGGCGCTGCGGGCCAAGCTGTTCTGGCCGAACCAGGATGACCGTGGCGTGCACGTCAACCTGTCCGGCGCCGGCCTGACCCAGCATGCTCCAAACGCCGAGGCGGCGAAGAAGCTGCTGGAGTGGATGACCACCCCGGAGGCGCAGAGCCTGTTCGCCGAGATCAACCAGGAATTCCCGGCCAACCCGCAGGTCAAGCCGTCCGCGGAAGTGGCCGCCTGGGGCAGCTTCAAGGCCGACAGTCTGCCGGTGGAAGTCGCCGGCAAGCGCCAGGCCGAAGCGATCAAGCTGATGGACCGCGCCGGCTGGAACTAA
- a CDS encoding 2-octaprenyl-3-methyl-6-methoxy-1,4-benzoquinol hydroxylase, with amino-acid sequence MQADLIIVGAGMVGSALALALEHSGLDILVVDGSPLSVRPFVADAPFEPRVSALSAASQRILERLDVWPGIAARRTGPYVDMQVWDGSGTGQVHFSAASVHAETLGHIIENRVIQDALLERLHDSNLGLLANARVEQLRRSGDGWLLSLADGRELRAPLLVAADGANSAVRRLAGCATREWDYLHHAIVTSVRCARPHQRTAWQRFTDDGPLAFLPLPAHAGEQAGDEHWCSIVWSTVPAEAERLMALDDAAFCRELGKAFEWRLGEVTQTDARLCIPLRQRHAKRYVESGLALIGDAAHTIHPLAGQGVNLGMLDAAVLAEVLLHAQARGEQLGDVRVLSRYERRRMPHNLAMMAAMEGFERLFQADPLPMRLLRNSGLNWVDGLPEAKALFVRQALGLSGDLPLLARI; translated from the coding sequence ATGCAAGCGGATCTGATCATCGTCGGTGCGGGGATGGTGGGCAGTGCCCTGGCGCTGGCCCTGGAGCACAGCGGCCTGGATATCCTGGTCGTCGACGGCAGCCCGCTGAGCGTCAGGCCCTTCGTTGCCGATGCGCCGTTCGAGCCGCGGGTCAGCGCGCTGTCCGCCGCTAGCCAGCGCATTCTCGAACGTCTCGATGTATGGCCGGGGATCGCCGCGCGGCGTACCGGGCCCTATGTCGACATGCAGGTGTGGGACGGCTCCGGCACCGGTCAGGTGCACTTCAGCGCGGCCAGCGTGCATGCCGAGACCCTTGGCCACATCATCGAAAACCGCGTCATTCAGGACGCGTTGCTCGAGCGCCTGCACGACAGCAACCTGGGCCTGCTGGCCAATGCGCGGGTCGAACAGTTGCGCCGCTCCGGCGATGGCTGGCTGCTCAGCCTGGCCGATGGCCGCGAGCTGCGTGCGCCGCTGCTGGTCGCCGCCGACGGAGCCAATTCGGCGGTGCGCCGCCTGGCCGGTTGCGCCACCCGCGAGTGGGATTACCTGCATCATGCCATCGTCACCAGCGTGCGTTGTGCACGCCCGCACCAGCGCACCGCCTGGCAGCGCTTCACCGATGACGGCCCGCTGGCCTTCCTGCCGTTGCCGGCGCATGCCGGCGAGCAGGCGGGCGACGAGCATTGGTGCTCGATTGTCTGGTCGACCGTACCGGCTGAAGCCGAGCGCTTGATGGCGCTGGATGACGCGGCCTTCTGTCGCGAGCTGGGCAAGGCCTTCGAGTGGCGCCTGGGCGAAGTCACCCAGACCGACGCGCGGCTGTGCATCCCGCTGCGCCAGCGTCACGCCAAGCGCTATGTGGAAAGCGGCCTGGCACTGATCGGCGATGCCGCGCACACCATTCACCCGCTGGCCGGGCAGGGCGTCAACCTGGGCATGCTCGATGCCGCGGTGCTCGCCGAAGTGCTGCTGCATGCGCAGGCGCGTGGCGAGCAACTCGGTGATGTGCGCGTGCTCAGCCGCTACGAGCGCCGGCGCATGCCGCACAACCTGGCGATGATGGCGGCGATGGAGGGCTTCGAGCGGCTGTTCCAGGCCGACCCGCTGCCCATGCGCCTGCTGCGCAACAGCGGCCTCAACTGGGTCGACGGCCTGCCCGAAGCCAAGGCGCTGTTCGTGCGCCAGGCGCTCGGCTTGTCCGGGGATCTACCGCTGCTGGCGCGTATCTGA
- a CDS encoding DUF4442 domain-containing protein, translating into MSDRKLARRARLLRLGLNIYPPYLGAGIRVQHISPDCREARVKMALRWYNRNFVGTQFGGSLYSMVDPFYMLLLMPLLGDDYIVWDKAASIDFVTPGKGAVYAEFRVDDALLAEIRARTADGDKYLPELQVQIRDGAGTLVATVNKTLYVRLKPRARNAA; encoded by the coding sequence ATGAGCGACCGTAAACTCGCCCGTCGCGCGCGCCTGCTGCGCCTGGGCCTGAACATCTACCCGCCGTACCTCGGCGCCGGTATCCGCGTGCAGCACATCAGCCCGGACTGCCGCGAGGCTCGGGTGAAGATGGCGCTGCGCTGGTACAACCGCAACTTCGTCGGTACCCAGTTCGGCGGCTCGCTGTACAGCATGGTCGACCCGTTCTATATGCTCCTGCTGATGCCGTTGCTGGGCGACGATTACATCGTCTGGGACAAGGCTGCGAGCATCGACTTCGTCACGCCGGGCAAGGGCGCCGTGTACGCCGAGTTCCGTGTCGACGACGCGCTGCTCGCCGAGATTCGCGCGCGCACCGCCGACGGCGACAAGTACCTGCCGGAGCTGCAGGTGCAGATTCGCGATGGCGCCGGCACGCTGGTCGCCACCGTGAACAAAACGCTCTATGTGCGCCTCAAACCACGCGCGCGCAACGCGGCATAA
- the ubiH gene encoding 2-octaprenyl-6-methoxyphenyl hydroxylase: MPRVNLAIIGGGLVGASLALALQAGAKARGWQIVLVEPFAPGDSYQPSYDARSTALSYGSRQLYERLGLWPALATRAEAITQIHVSDRGRFGATRLVAADESVPALGYVVENAWLGHCLWQALDPEVVSWRCPAEVTRLEALDDGYRLTLNDESLLDCDLAVLADGGRSNLREQLGVTVKQTPYGQSALIANVTPGDGHDGQAFERFTDDGPMALLPLADNRCALVWTRPGNDAQRLLGLDDRAFLAELQAAFGYRLGALRQVGGRHVYPLALTEAQEQVRPHLVLLGNAAHSLHPVAGQGFNLSLRDTLALADTLLSSAAPLGDFATLQRYCRSQEQDQAVTVGFSDQVTRLFGRGESLLVAGRTLGLLGLDLFPPAKRWFARQAMGLGTRTL; encoded by the coding sequence ATGCCACGGGTGAACCTGGCGATCATCGGCGGCGGCCTGGTTGGCGCGAGCCTGGCGTTGGCCCTGCAGGCCGGGGCCAAGGCGCGTGGCTGGCAGATCGTCCTGGTCGAGCCCTTCGCCCCCGGCGACAGTTACCAGCCGAGCTACGACGCCCGTTCCACCGCGCTGTCCTACGGCAGCCGACAACTCTACGAGCGCCTCGGCCTGTGGCCGGCACTCGCCACGCGAGCCGAGGCAATCACCCAGATTCACGTGTCCGACCGCGGCCGCTTCGGCGCCACCCGCCTGGTCGCCGCTGACGAAAGCGTGCCGGCGCTGGGCTACGTGGTGGAGAACGCCTGGCTTGGCCACTGCCTGTGGCAGGCCCTCGATCCAGAGGTGGTGAGCTGGCGCTGCCCGGCCGAAGTCACCCGCCTGGAGGCGCTGGATGATGGCTACCGGCTGACCCTCAACGACGAAAGCCTCCTCGACTGCGACCTCGCCGTGCTCGCCGATGGCGGCCGCTCCAACCTGCGCGAGCAGCTGGGTGTTACGGTCAAGCAGACGCCATACGGCCAGTCCGCGCTGATCGCCAACGTCACGCCGGGCGATGGGCATGACGGGCAGGCCTTCGAGCGTTTCACCGATGACGGACCGATGGCGCTGCTGCCGCTGGCGGACAACCGCTGCGCACTGGTCTGGACCCGCCCCGGCAACGATGCCCAGCGCCTGCTGGGGCTGGACGACAGGGCCTTCCTCGCCGAGCTGCAGGCCGCGTTCGGCTATCGCCTTGGTGCCCTGCGCCAGGTCGGTGGTCGGCACGTCTACCCGCTGGCGCTGACTGAAGCGCAGGAGCAGGTGCGGCCGCATCTGGTGCTGCTCGGCAATGCCGCACACAGCCTGCACCCGGTCGCCGGGCAGGGCTTCAACCTGTCGCTGCGCGACACCTTGGCCCTGGCCGACACCCTGCTGAGCAGCGCCGCGCCGCTCGGTGACTTCGCCACCCTGCAGCGCTATTGCCGCAGCCAGGAACAGGACCAGGCCGTCACCGTCGGCTTCTCCGATCAGGTCACCCGCCTGTTCGGTCGCGGCGAGTCGCTGCTGGTGGCCGGACGCACCCTGGGCCTGCTTGGTCTCGACCTGTTCCCGCCCGCCAAGCGCTGGTTTGCCCGTCAGGCCATGGGCCTTGGCACCCGAACCCTATGA